In the genome of Octopus bimaculoides isolate UCB-OBI-ISO-001 chromosome 24, ASM119413v2, whole genome shotgun sequence, the window aaaaacaaccaaaccGACAACAATCGCATCAATCACAAGAGACGGAACTAGTAGAACATCTCTCGAACGAGCCTGTCAACTACACAGTTTTacggaaggagaaagaggagttGATGGAGTTTGTAGACtcaaataaagacaaaattttaaCCACCGCCATGTATCGTATTTTGAGGAGACGTTTCCCACATGATGCGGGAGTTTTCAAAAACTTATTGGACAAAAGGGTATTAAAAGGTCTGTCTAAGGACCCAGAAAAAGACCAACCCAAGACTAGGGTATTCGACTgactcttttgtttctttctctcgtcATTAGAATGGCAACGGTTCCTGAGTTGGCATTTCACTTGAATTGCCACCTTCCTTCAGTACAAAGAAGTGGACAAAACCATTTCTAAAAAGAACTTTAGCGGCTTCTTCTTTCACGGCTTAAGTACTTCTAATTAGGTATTTAATGCCACTACAATTTAATACTTAACGATTATTTTTCATGCAGATATAGTCTCCTTTTAATTAACCTAaatgatttaaacaaaaaaatatgatgtCATACATTAGAGATTGACGTCATGTTTCCAAAAATCGCCGTTCTTTTGATGCAAATGCAGATAAAGCATTCTAAAGAATGCAGTTTTGTGTAGATTAAACGGCTAGGTACAAAGATATGAACATCATTGCCATACAAATCATTCTGGTAAGACAAATNNNNNNNNNNNNNNNNNNNNNNNNNNNNNNNNNNNNNNNNNNNNNNNNNNNNNNNNNNNNNNNNNNNNNNNNNNNNNNNNNNNNNNNNNNNNNNNNNNNNATTTTCCTCAGACATTTTCTCCTTCGATTTTGGTTCAGTTCTTTCATAGCAGTACTAGCAATCCTTTCCTTTTCTTCGGCGGTCATTCCATAAGTGTCACTTTCGTTTAAAATCTCAGATGATTGTTGTTCACTCTTGCATATTTCTTCGTCAGGTTCACGAAGTTCTTTGTCGCAGAACGAGACGTTTGTTGAAGAAAATGCCGGAAACAATGTACTCATTGGTTCGTTGATGCTTGATTTTCCTTCTGTTCCCTCAGATAACGTCCTATTTTTTCTCAATGATGATCGGCGTTTTATCGTCTTAGTCAACATTGAATCGTCTTTGAGTTTCAATGACAGTGCTTCTTCTGTTTTAGCTTGTTCTTCTGTTTCATGGAATGATAATTTTTGCGAAGATATTTTTCGAATACCCTCAGTAAGATCGGTTCCAGTTGAACGCGATTTTACAGGtgaggatttggttgacagaatgaAATCACTCAGTTCCAAACCTGCCATGTTCCAAGCCGTAGGAGATGTAGGACTTAAATTACTAGTGATATATCCATAACTCCCGTCAGACCTAGCGCTTTGAGAACGTTGAAGCACTATTGTCTGGATACCTCTTGACTTTGTATCCTTACATTTGTCTACTTCTACAGATAAAAGTTTTGGTGAAGGACTGTCTTTTACTGTCTCTAAAACAATAATAGATCCTAATAATCCGATTATACTGGAAGATTTcggaatattttctttaaagttaTCCGTTTGACAGGATTCTTCccttgattcttttttttctttgatcttcGGGAAAATTAAGGTAGTTTGGGTACAAATAGACGTGTTGAAGACCTTATCATGTTCAAAATGGGGAGTGGAGATCTCATCCTCTTCAAAACCTGAATAGCGTGTGAATTCTCTGTAAGTCTTTTGCATTTCGAAGTCAATATCAAAATCTTCTAAGCCGTCATCTATATTGGACCAATGAATCCTATTTTGTAGCACCCCTTCATATAGAGGTATCAAACTGTCTTGTACTTCACATAAAAGTTGATAAAGCGGAAAACAAATAGCATCGATGAATGCGATTTGCATTCTCGGAAGTTTGTATCGATTTTCTCGATCCATAAGAGCTGGAACTTCCTGCTGTAAACCTTTTTCTTCGTCTCCCTGCTCGTAGAATTCAGCTGCAACCTTAACTGCAATTGACTTTTGAATTTCCCATGGCTTTGTGATACCTGAAAGATCAGATGCTGTCATTAAAATGCTCATTAATAATTCGACACTTTCTTGGGTGTCAAATACTTTGTTTCCGCTTTCGAGTTTTTCCTTTAAAACTTCACGTTTTGTAAAATAACCTTGCAAGTCTGTGGCCAGAATGGCTTTCTCGATAACTTTAAGACCGTACTTGTAATTCGTATCTGGGAGATTCTGAAATAAATTGGTTTCGGTAGTGTTTAATATCATTAAAGTTCTATCTATGTGATGGTGTTCCAAGACAGATGAACTGTACAGTATAGCAAAAGGCGATGAGGTCTTCTCTTGAAATGCATTATTTTTACCTCTATGGTCAAGATCATGAACTAGAGCTGCAATTAATAAGCAAATCTGCTctaattctgtgaaatataattGCATGTGACCAGTAGTCAATATACTAAACATCGCCTGCATAACATTAACAGCATGACCCCAATTATGGTAAACGTTCAGACGATAATTCTTCCTTGCGGTTAAAATAAACCTGTATAAAATATCAATTGGTAAATCTAATACGATTAACACATTTTTTTCAAGTAACATCCGAACACACAAATGAACAGTTTCATCCGCTGTAAATGCAGATTCATCGAAGGCATAGGAATATATATTGTACTCTTCAGATGATCGTGGCACTACTTTTAAGAAAGGTTCAATAAGTTTTCGGTCGCATGTAGTATGATATGCAAGTAACTCGTTCAAGGCTTCTCGCTGTGTTAACACCCTAACAGAACGTTCATATAAGCGACAATTATGAATACTAATTCCACAAATCAATGAAAACGTCTCCATTAGATTGATGTNNNNNNNNNNNNNNNNNNNNNNNNNNNNNNNNNNNNNNNNNNNNNNNNNNNNNNNNNNNNNNNNNNNNNNNNNNNNNNNNNNNNNNNNNNNNNNNNNNNNNNNNNNNNNNNNNNNNNNNNNNNNNNNNNNNNNNNNNNNNNNNNNNNNNNNNNNNNNNNNNNNNNNNNNNNNNNNNNNNNNNNNNNNNNNNNNNNNNNNNNNNNNNNNNNNNTCAATTGGTGTTATATATTGCGGATCTAACGGAacttcctccacttcttcttcatcttttaatAACTGGAAAACTGTAGACGATTTCGTCGGAGAGGCCGCATCCACTCTGTTTTCTGTCAAATAAACACAAATCNNNNNNNNNNNNNNNNNNNNNNNNNNNNNNNNNNNNNNNNNNNNNNNNNNNNNNNNNNNNNNNNNNNNNNNNNNNNNNNNNNNNNNNNNNNNNNNNNNNNNNNNNNNNNNNNNNNNNNNNNNNNNNNNNNNNNAACTGATGGCGTTTAAATTCCACTTGTGATATTTCTAACAACCGTTCATTGATTATACTGATTCCGCAAAACGACAAAaagttcagaaatatattttcatcaNNNNNNNNNNNNNNNNNNNNNNNNNNNNNNNNNNNNNNNNNNNNNNNNNNNNNNNNNNNNNNNNNNNNNNNNNNNNNNNNNNNNNNNNNNNNNNNNNNNNGATTTGTGTTTATTTGACAGAAAACAGAGTGGATGCGGCCTCTCCGACGATATCATCTACAGTTTTCCAGTTattaaaagatgaagaagaagtggaagaagttCCGTTAGATCCGCAATATATAACACCAattgacaaaaatttaaaaagtatcAATATAATCGATATAATTCGATTACAAAGTGAATCAAAAGACATGTCAATCACTGTTGAAGGTGATGTTGGCAGTTGGTTACTGTGTATGACAATAACAAATGCTATAAGTAAGGTAGTCGGTTGCATAATATTTGTGAGACATTCCAAAGATGTTTTCGACCAAAGTGACATCAATCTAATGGAGACGTTTGCATTGATTTGTGGAATTAGTATTTATAATTGTCGCTTACATGAACGTTCTGTTAGGATGTTGGCACAGCTAGAAGTAATGAACGATGTACTGGCATTTCATACTACATGCGACCGAAAACTTATTGAACCTTTCTTAAAAATAGAGCCACGATCTTCTGCAGAGTACAATTTATATTCCCATGCCTTCATTGAATCTGTATTTACAGATGATGAAATTGTTCATTTGTGTGCTCGTGTGTTTCTTGAGAAAAATGCTTTGACCGTATTAAATTTACCGATTGATATTTTATACAGGTTTATTTTAACAGCAAAGAAGAATTATCGTCCAATTATTTTCCATAATTGGCGCCACAGTGTAATGGTATTTCAaatgatgttttatattttgacaAGTTCACGAATACAATTTTATTTCACAGAATTTGAACAGATTTGTTTCCTCATTGCTTCTTTATTGCATGATCTT includes:
- the LOC106867143 gene encoding cGMP-specific 3',5'-cyclic phosphodiesterase, whose amino-acid sequence is METFSLICGISIHNCRLYERSVRVLTQREALNELLAYHTTCDRKLIEPFLKVVPRSSEEYNIYSYAFDESAFTADETVHLCVRMLLEKNVLIVLDLPIDILYRFILTARKNYRLNVYHNWGHAVNVMQAMFSILTTGHMQLYFTELEQICLLIAALVHDLDHRGKNNAFQEKTSSPFAILYSSSVLEHHHIDRTLMILNTTETNLFQNLPDTNYKYGLKVIEKAILATDLQGYFTKREVLKEKLESGNKVFDTQESVELLMSILMTASDLSGITKPWEIQKSIAVKVAAEFYEQGDEEKGLQQEVPALMDRENRYKLPRMQIAFIDAICFPLYQLLCEVQDSLIPLYEGVLQNRIHWSNIDDGLEDFDIDFEMQKTYREFTRYSGFEEDEISTPHFEHDKVFNTSICTQTTLIFPKIKEKKESREESCQTDNFKENIPKSSSIIGLLGSIIVLETVKDSPSPKLLSVEVDKCKDTKSRGIQTIVLQRSQSARSDGSYGYITSNLSPTSPTAWNMAGLELSDFILSTKSSPVKSRSTGTDLTEGIRKISSQKLSFHETEEQAKTEEALSLKLKDDSMLTKTIKRRSSLRKNRTLSEGTEGKSSINEPMSTLFPAFSSTNVSFCDKELREPDEEICKSEQQSSEILNESDTYGMTAEEKERIASTAMKELNQNRRRKCLRK